Proteins found in one Desulfofalx alkaliphila DSM 12257 genomic segment:
- a CDS encoding phenylacetate--CoA ligase family protein, producing the protein MYWQEKYETMSREELRELQFTRLKALVERLYNQVPFYKERFKEKGILPGDIKSLEDLKHLPFTTKQDLRDTYPFGMFAVPMEQVLRLHASSGTTGKPIVVGYTKEDLETWGHLVARCLKMVGASPKDVVQNAYGYGLFTGGLGIHYGTEILGATVVPISGGNTDRQLMLMQDFGTTVLTCTPTYALFLAEEAHAGRVDWDRIKLKIGIFGAEPWSDAMRKQLEERWNIKAIDIYGLSEVLGPGVACECLHQNGLHVFEDHFIPEIIDPDTLEPLPFGQKGELVFTSLTKDAFPVLRYRTKDISVLYADKCDCGRTHIRMERITGRTDDMLIIRGVNVFPSQVESVLLEFGETEPHYLLVVDRRGSMDDLEIRVEVSEKMFSDKVRGLEDLEKRLRARILSVLGISAKIKLVEPKSIPRSEGKAKRIIDKRLME; encoded by the coding sequence ATGTATTGGCAAGAAAAGTATGAAACCATGTCCCGGGAGGAACTGAGGGAATTACAGTTTACCCGTCTCAAAGCGCTGGTTGAGCGATTATATAACCAGGTGCCCTTTTATAAAGAGCGCTTTAAAGAAAAGGGCATTCTTCCCGGGGACATAAAAAGTTTGGAAGATTTAAAACACCTGCCCTTCACCACCAAGCAGGATTTGCGAGATACCTACCCCTTTGGTATGTTTGCGGTACCCATGGAGCAGGTTCTTCGCTTACACGCGTCAAGCGGTACAACCGGTAAGCCCATCGTTGTCGGTTATACAAAAGAGGATTTAGAAACCTGGGGTCATCTGGTGGCTCGCTGTCTAAAGATGGTGGGAGCCTCCCCAAAGGATGTGGTACAAAATGCCTACGGCTATGGCCTGTTTACCGGCGGCTTAGGTATTCACTACGGTACAGAAATATTGGGTGCCACCGTGGTGCCCATATCCGGCGGAAATACCGACCGGCAATTGATGTTAATGCAAGACTTTGGTACCACTGTGCTTACCTGTACTCCAACCTATGCCCTATTCTTGGCAGAAGAAGCCCATGCCGGCAGGGTGGACTGGGATCGCATAAAATTAAAAATTGGTATATTCGGGGCGGAGCCATGGTCTGACGCCATGCGCAAACAGTTGGAGGAAAGATGGAATATTAAAGCCATTGACATATACGGCTTGTCTGAGGTGCTGGGCCCGGGGGTTGCCTGTGAGTGCTTGCACCAAAACGGCCTACACGTCTTTGAAGACCATTTTATTCCGGAGATAATTGATCCCGATACCCTGGAGCCGCTTCCTTTTGGCCAAAAGGGGGAATTGGTTTTCACCTCTTTAACAAAGGATGCTTTTCCTGTGCTGCGTTACCGCACCAAGGACATATCCGTACTTTATGCTGACAAATGCGACTGCGGCCGCACCCACATACGGATGGAGCGGATCACCGGACGCACCGATGACATGCTTATCATTCGGGGCGTAAACGTTTTCCCCAGTCAAGTGGAAAGTGTTTTATTGGAATTTGGCGAGACAGAACCCCACTACCTACTGGTGGTTGACCGTAGGGGTAGCATGGATGATTTGGAAATCAGGGTGGAAGTTTCCGAAAAAATGTTTTCAGACAAGGTGCGGGGCTTAGAGGACTTAGAAAAACGTCTTCGGGCCAGAATACTTAGCGTCTTAGGCATTTCGGCCAAAATAAAGCTGGTGGAACCTAAATCAATACCCAGAAGTGAAGGAAAGGCTAAGCGCATCATAGATAAACGTTTAATGGAATAA
- a CDS encoding NAD(P)/FAD-dependent oxidoreductase — protein MAYDVAIIGAGPAGMTAAIYAARANLKVLLLDKLAPGGQIVNTFEIQNYTGMGTINGAELAIKMFEHTQELGVNFDYGTVTKIQTEGNLKKLICEEGQTFEAKAVIIATGTKPRMLGVPKELDFAGTSISWCAICDGPHYRDKKVIVIGGGNSAVEEAIYLASLAEEVTLVTLFDLTADPSSCDKLRALPNVKIYEYHDIIEFLGEEKFEGLRAKSTKTGEELIVKADGAFEYIGLQPTAEAFKDLGILNEYGYIETDEFMATKVPGIYGAGDITSKHLRQVITACSDGAIAAQAVAKYVEKLK, from the coding sequence ATGGCATATGATGTGGCAATTATTGGTGCGGGTCCGGCCGGTATGACCGCTGCAATTTATGCAGCCAGAGCAAACTTAAAGGTGCTGCTTTTAGACAAGTTAGCACCGGGCGGGCAAATTGTTAACACCTTTGAAATTCAAAACTATACCGGCATGGGGACTATCAATGGTGCTGAATTGGCCATCAAGATGTTTGAGCACACCCAAGAGCTGGGGGTGAACTTTGACTACGGTACAGTAACAAAGATACAAACAGAAGGCAACTTGAAAAAGCTCATCTGTGAAGAAGGGCAAACCTTTGAGGCAAAGGCTGTAATTATTGCCACCGGTACAAAACCCAGAATGCTGGGAGTGCCTAAGGAATTAGACTTTGCCGGCACCAGTATTAGCTGGTGTGCCATATGCGATGGCCCTCACTATCGGGATAAAAAGGTTATTGTCATTGGCGGCGGAAACTCCGCTGTTGAAGAAGCAATTTACTTGGCAAGCCTGGCAGAGGAAGTAACCCTTGTTACTTTATTTGACTTGACCGCAGATCCCTCGTCCTGTGATAAGCTGAGAGCTTTGCCAAACGTTAAAATCTACGAGTACCACGATATTATTGAATTCCTAGGCGAAGAAAAGTTTGAGGGTTTGCGGGCAAAATCCACCAAAACCGGGGAAGAGCTTATTGTTAAGGCGGACGGTGCTTTTGAGTACATTGGTTTGCAGCCCACTGCTGAGGCTTTTAAGGATCTGGGTATTTTAAACGAGTATGGCTACATAGAAACTGATGAGTTTATGGCCACCAAGGTACCCGGTATTTATGGGGCCGGTGATATTACCAGTAAGCACCTGAGGCAAGTTATCACCGCCTGCAGTGACGGTGCCATAGCTGCACAAGCTGTGGCAAAATATGTAGAAAAATTAAAATAG
- the tsaD gene encoding tRNA (adenosine(37)-N6)-threonylcarbamoyltransferase complex transferase subunit TsaD: MSVTILGIETSCDETSAAVIVDGVTVKSNIIASQVELHRKFGGVVPEVASRKHLELINHVVLEALQQAEITHKEIDAVAVTYGPGLVGALLVGVAAAKAMAYGLQLPLIGVNHIEGHIYANFLHRPHLEFPSLCLVASGGHSDLVLIERHGSYRLLGRTRDDAAGEAFDKVARALGLGYPGGPLIDKLAREGDPAAIAMPRAYLEEGSLDFSFSGLKSAVLNYLNRARQKGLKVDKADLAAGFQQAVVDVLVDKTVLAAQKHKVKTVMLAGGVAANSQLRRQLQGAARQHNMQVTYPPPVLCTDNAAMIACAGYYKYLRGDFAPLTLNAVPGLGLGADKY, from the coding sequence TTGAGTGTAACTATACTGGGTATTGAAACTTCCTGTGACGAAACTTCCGCTGCGGTAATAGTGGACGGAGTGACCGTCAAATCAAACATTATTGCCTCCCAGGTGGAGCTGCACCGGAAATTTGGCGGTGTTGTTCCTGAGGTGGCCTCCCGCAAGCATTTGGAGCTGATTAACCATGTTGTGCTGGAGGCCCTGCAGCAGGCGGAAATAACCCATAAAGAAATAGATGCGGTGGCGGTGACCTACGGCCCAGGCCTGGTGGGAGCCCTGCTGGTGGGTGTGGCGGCAGCCAAAGCGATGGCCTATGGTTTGCAGCTGCCCCTAATTGGCGTCAATCATATTGAAGGGCACATTTATGCCAACTTTCTTCACCGGCCCCATTTGGAATTCCCATCCCTGTGCCTGGTGGCATCGGGAGGCCACTCTGACCTGGTGCTGATAGAGCGCCACGGCAGTTACAGGTTACTGGGCCGTACCCGGGATGATGCTGCCGGCGAGGCCTTTGACAAGGTGGCCAGGGCATTGGGCCTAGGCTATCCCGGCGGGCCCCTAATAGACAAATTGGCACGGGAAGGTGACCCCGCAGCCATTGCCATGCCCAGGGCTTACCTGGAGGAGGGCAGCTTAGACTTTAGTTTCAGCGGTTTAAAGTCTGCGGTGCTAAATTACTTAAATAGGGCACGGCAAAAGGGTTTAAAGGTAGACAAAGCCGATCTGGCAGCAGGTTTTCAACAGGCGGTTGTGGATGTGTTGGTGGATAAAACTGTCCTTGCTGCCCAAAAACACAAGGTAAAAACGGTGATGTTAGCGGGGGGAGTGGCGGCAAACAGTCAGCTGCGAAGGCAACTGCAAGGGGCAGCCCGGCAGCATAACATGCAAGTAACTTACCCACCGCCGGTGCTCTGTACCGATAACGCCGCCATGATTGCCTGTGCAGGCTACTACAAATACCTACGGGGCGATTTTGCCCCCCTGACCCTAAACGCCGTACCGGGGCTTGGCTTAGGGGCAGATAAATACTAA
- the rimI gene encoding ribosomal protein S18-alanine N-acetyltransferase, protein MKLEHLPGVLVIEELSFSTPWSHHAFSYEILHNNFSCYLVALIGQRVIGYAGMWLVLDEAHVTNIAVHPDFRNKKVGRGLMLNLLAHAVAKGATRMTLEVRPSNTRALSLYKGLGFKRKGIRKKYYTDNDEDAIIMWKEDLVQG, encoded by the coding sequence ATGAAATTAGAACACCTGCCGGGTGTGCTGGTTATTGAGGAGTTGTCATTTTCAACCCCCTGGTCCCATCATGCCTTTTCATATGAAATACTACATAATAATTTTAGCTGCTACCTTGTGGCTTTAATAGGGCAGCGGGTGATTGGCTATGCGGGCATGTGGCTGGTGCTGGATGAGGCCCATGTGACTAATATTGCGGTGCACCCGGACTTTCGCAACAAAAAGGTGGGGCGGGGGCTCATGCTAAACCTTTTGGCCCATGCGGTGGCAAAGGGTGCCACAAGGATGACCTTGGAAGTGCGCCCTTCAAACACCAGGGCCTTAAGTCTGTATAAGGGCTTGGGCTTTAAAAGGAAGGGTATAAGAAAAAAGTACTATACCGATAATGACGAAGATGCCATTATCATGTGGAAAGAGGACTTGGTTCAAGGTTAA
- the ilvN gene encoding acetolactate synthase small subunit, with product MKYSLAVLVINRPGVLARISGLLSRRMFNIESIAAGLTEDPDITRITVVVKGDEQVLDQVMKQLSKLVDVIKILRIEGPDAINRELALIKVRANPDKRSDIVDIVEIFRAKIVDVSRETMVIELTGDEQKIDALCEVLRDHGIVEMVRTGKITLSRKSIAAKDG from the coding sequence ATGAAGTATAGTCTTGCGGTTTTGGTTATTAACAGGCCAGGTGTACTGGCACGGATTTCCGGACTGCTGTCCCGGCGGATGTTCAACATAGAAAGCATAGCCGCCGGTTTAACGGAAGACCCCGATATCACCCGTATTACGGTGGTGGTGAAGGGGGATGAGCAGGTGCTGGACCAGGTGATGAAGCAGTTGTCTAAACTGGTTGATGTAATTAAAATTTTGCGTATAGAGGGTCCGGACGCCATTAATCGTGAACTGGCCCTGATTAAGGTGCGGGCCAACCCCGATAAAAGATCGGACATAGTGGATATAGTTGAAATATTCCGGGCTAAAATTGTAGATGTAAGCCGTGAAACAATGGTGATCGAGTTGACCGGGGACGAGCAGAAAATTGATGCCCTCTGTGAGGTGTTGCGTGACCATGGTATTGTAGAAATGGTCCGCACCGGCAAAATTACCCTTTCCCGCAAATCAATAGCTGCTAAGGACGGCTAA
- a CDS encoding histidine kinase N-terminal domain-containing protein translates to MEINIDSTFTYSELIALEKVLPLIKELIPMDCLLLLTDTEKFLAYIPGKEVSLGDNVVGTKIPKASAAAKVISTGETIRSIRPSGAYGTAFKANAVPIKNSQGEVIGVINLGISLKNQEALTEVAQTLSSSSQQVLAVTEELATS, encoded by the coding sequence ATGGAGATTAATATAGATAGCACCTTCACATATTCAGAATTAATTGCATTGGAAAAAGTACTGCCACTTATTAAGGAATTAATTCCTATGGATTGTCTCCTGCTGCTCACTGACACAGAAAAATTTCTGGCCTATATACCCGGAAAAGAGGTATCCTTGGGTGATAATGTGGTGGGCACAAAAATACCAAAAGCATCGGCTGCTGCAAAGGTCATTAGCACCGGCGAAACAATTCGTTCCATCAGGCCCAGCGGGGCTTATGGCACGGCCTTTAAAGCCAACGCAGTGCCCATCAAGAACAGCCAAGGGGAAGTTATTGGTGTTATAAACTTGGGAATTAGTTTGAAAAACCAAGAGGCCCTAACAGAGGTGGCCCAAACCTTATCGTCCTCATCACAGCAGGTTTTGGCCGTTACTGAAGAACTGGCCACTTC
- a CDS encoding response regulator → MKKNKFKILVVDDQPGLRYLMEVILRETGHQTQTAENGLDALEKARHFKPDLVFMDIRMPVMDGLEALGKIKIMLPNTEVIMMTANSTEDSFSTAMQKGAFKCMAKPFDVEDIRKTIDEFIWEKEKTSDTFAL, encoded by the coding sequence ATGAAAAAGAATAAGTTTAAAATACTGGTGGTAGATGACCAACCCGGATTGAGATACTTAATGGAGGTTATCCTGCGAGAGACCGGTCATCAAACCCAAACCGCTGAAAATGGTTTAGATGCCCTTGAAAAGGCTCGTCATTTTAAGCCGGATTTGGTGTTCATGGATATAAGAATGCCGGTAATGGATGGTTTGGAGGCGCTGGGTAAAATTAAAATTATGCTGCCTAACACAGAAGTAATTATGATGACTGCCAATAGTACAGAGGATTCCTTCAGTACGGCCATGCAAAAGGGGGCCTTTAAATGTATGGCCAAACCCTTTGACGTGGAGGATATTAGAAAAACCATTGATGAATTTATCTGGGAAAAGGAAAAAACCAGTGATACCTTCGCCTTGTAA
- a CDS encoding CopG family ribbon-helix-helix protein, which produces MDYKKIEVCLPDNLVNEIDGLAQKEDIDRAELVRKAMSAYIRERKRWYLREQMKIGYMEMANINLQLALEQARLEAEADEYLPAAEGN; this is translated from the coding sequence GTGGATTACAAAAAAATAGAGGTGTGCTTACCCGACAATCTGGTAAATGAAATAGACGGGCTGGCCCAAAAGGAAGACATTGATCGGGCGGAGTTGGTGCGTAAAGCAATGTCGGCCTACATTAGGGAAAGAAAGCGTTGGTACTTAAGGGAACAAATGAAAATTGGCTATATGGAAATGGCTAACATAAACCTGCAGTTGGCCTTGGAACAAGCTAGGCTGGAAGCGGAAGCCGACGAGTACCTGCCCGCTGCGGAGGGTAACTAA
- a CDS encoding type II toxin-antitoxin system PemK/MazF family toxin, producing MHMKRGDIFYADLSPVVGSEQGGTRPVLILQNDIGNQYSPTTIVAAITSQIAKAKLPTHVEISGAVSGLNKDSVVLLEQLRTIDKSRLQQRVSSLNDELMAEVARAIEISLGLIEL from the coding sequence ATGCACATGAAGCGGGGGGACATTTTCTATGCCGATTTAAGCCCGGTGGTAGGTTCTGAACAAGGCGGTACTCGACCGGTGCTGATTTTACAAAATGATATTGGCAACCAGTACAGCCCCACCACCATTGTGGCAGCCATTACCTCTCAAATTGCCAAAGCCAAACTGCCCACACATGTGGAAATTAGCGGGGCTGTAAGTGGATTAAACAAGGATTCTGTGGTACTGCTTGAACAACTGCGTACCATTGATAAAAGCAGGCTGCAGCAGCGAGTGAGTTCATTAAATGATGAATTGATGGCAGAGGTTGCCAGGGCCATTGAAATAAGTTTGGGTTTAATTGAGCTATAG
- a CDS encoding Crp/Fnr family transcriptional regulator, with the protein MEDDKVFLSTSPWVKSLLFEPESISADDRSFIDSIGVKKCYAKGTLIITMGSRGEKMYFLHKGMIRYYMLSVEGTEKPVIYAAAGCFVGEEAYFHNQPTIYNAMAMENVEVTEISSKYREEILSRTGLSQLLIRSLSIKARILAHQIEDLAFRNTTEKLSRLLYCLWLESRDDNDKNKAIKATITQQELASIAGAHRVSITNAISKLKKDGIISTGRDGAIVVEKPDKLREYGFWV; encoded by the coding sequence ATGGAGGATGATAAGGTATTTCTATCCACTTCCCCTTGGGTTAAATCCCTGCTATTTGAGCCGGAAAGTATAAGTGCAGATGACCGGTCTTTTATAGATAGTATTGGCGTAAAAAAGTGTTATGCTAAGGGAACCTTAATTATAACCATGGGCAGCAGGGGTGAAAAAATGTACTTTCTCCATAAAGGCATGATTCGCTACTATATGTTGAGTGTAGAAGGTACAGAAAAACCGGTTATTTATGCCGCCGCAGGCTGCTTTGTGGGTGAGGAAGCATATTTTCACAACCAGCCTACCATTTACAATGCCATGGCCATGGAAAATGTGGAGGTGACGGAGATCAGCAGTAAATATCGGGAGGAAATTCTCTCCCGCACCGGTTTATCCCAGCTGTTGATCAGGTCATTGAGCATTAAAGCCCGCATACTGGCCCACCAAATAGAAGACTTGGCCTTTCGCAACACCACAGAAAAGCTCTCCCGTTTATTATACTGCCTCTGGCTGGAGTCCCGGGATGACAATGACAAGAATAAGGCCATTAAGGCAACCATTACCCAACAGGAACTGGCCTCCATCGCCGGCGCTCACCGGGTGTCTATAACCAATGCCATTTCCAAGCTTAAAAAAGACGGCATAATATCTACCGGCCGAGACGGGGCCATAGTGGTGGAAAAACCCGATAAATTAAGGGAATATGGCTTTTGGGTGTAA
- a CDS encoding thioredoxin family protein, with protein sequence MAVTIREVTGAELDRVISEGKVLVKFYSKTCGPCKMLRFVLQDVAKDVDGVEIVTLDFDVNKEAVEKYEVSGYPTMILFNNGEEVERVKGLQQKPKIIEMINR encoded by the coding sequence ATGGCGGTTACCATTAGAGAAGTAACCGGTGCAGAATTGGACCGGGTGATCAGTGAAGGTAAGGTTTTAGTTAAGTTTTATTCAAAAACCTGTGGCCCCTGTAAAATGTTAAGATTTGTATTACAAGATGTGGCCAAGGACGTTGATGGGGTAGAAATTGTAACCTTGGATTTTGATGTCAATAAAGAGGCTGTAGAGAAGTATGAAGTATCAGGTTATCCGACAATGATACTTTTCAATAACGGTGAAGAAGTGGAGCGAGTAAAGGGACTGCAGCAAAAACCGAAGATTATTGAAATGATAAACCGGTAG
- a CDS encoding amidohydrolase encodes MQALVGGTVYTVTNGVIENGTVLIDGGKIIEVGEKVAIPAGCTLVDVSGKKVFPGLIDAHTHLGIFEEVYRVEGSDGNETSDPVTPELRAVDAINPGDAAFADALSGGVTTVVIGPGSANVIGGEMVVLKTAGNLVDKMVVKKAGIKAALGENPKRVYGGDKKAPITRMANALLLRRALAETINFIEKKSNERNLKLEALVPVIEGKLPLRIHAHRADDIATAVRIAKEFNIKITIEHCTEGYKVADLLAENNIPVVIGPIITNRAKVELQGVSLQNAAALHAAGVKFAIMTDHPEVPIHYLSLSAALTLRAGLPEEEMLKAITINAAEILGLEDRLGSIEANKDADLIVTNYPLYDIRCQVEQLYIQGERVNW; translated from the coding sequence ATGCAGGCTTTAGTTGGGGGTACTGTTTATACCGTTACCAACGGGGTGATAGAAAATGGCACTGTATTGATAGACGGGGGCAAAATTATAGAGGTGGGTGAGAAGGTTGCCATACCGGCCGGCTGTACCCTTGTAGATGTTTCCGGTAAGAAGGTGTTTCCGGGCTTAATTGATGCCCACACACACCTGGGAATATTTGAGGAGGTATACCGCGTGGAAGGCAGCGACGGTAACGAAACCAGTGATCCGGTAACCCCTGAATTAAGGGCCGTAGATGCCATAAACCCCGGTGATGCCGCCTTTGCAGATGCCCTGTCCGGTGGGGTTACAACTGTGGTCATCGGGCCGGGCAGTGCCAATGTCATTGGTGGGGAAATGGTGGTTTTAAAAACCGCCGGTAATTTGGTGGATAAAATGGTGGTGAAAAAGGCCGGTATAAAGGCCGCCCTGGGGGAAAACCCCAAAAGGGTATATGGTGGCGATAAAAAGGCCCCCATAACCAGGATGGCAAACGCCTTGCTCTTGCGCCGGGCCCTGGCAGAGACAATTAACTTTATAGAAAAAAAATCAAATGAACGCAACTTGAAATTAGAAGCTTTGGTGCCTGTTATTGAAGGTAAACTGCCCTTGAGGATACATGCCCACCGGGCCGACGATATTGCCACTGCTGTCCGCATTGCCAAAGAATTCAATATTAAAATTACCATTGAGCATTGCACAGAGGGCTATAAGGTGGCGGATTTACTGGCTGAAAACAATATACCTGTCGTCATCGGGCCCATTATTACCAACCGCGCCAAGGTGGAGTTGCAGGGGGTCAGTCTCCAAAATGCTGCGGCACTGCATGCCGCAGGAGTAAAGTTTGCTATTATGACAGATCATCCGGAAGTACCAATCCACTACTTATCATTGTCGGCAGCACTGACATTGCGGGCCGGCTTACCTGAGGAGGAAATGCTTAAAGCCATAACCATCAATGCCGCGGAAATATTGGGCTTAGAAGACCGTTTGGGAAGCATAGAGGCTAATAAGGATGCCGACCTAATAGTGACGAATTACCCACTGTATGACATTCGCTGTCAAGTGGAACAGCTTTATATACAAGGGGAGAGAGTTAATTGGTAA
- a CDS encoding ACT domain-containing protein, whose translation MKVQQISVFLENKSGRLARVTEVLGENGINIRALSIADTTDFGILRLIVDDPEKAVPALKKGGFVVSTTDVLAVEVDDKPGSLSEAMRLLEQAAINIEYLYAFVQKNPQKALVVFRVEQVDQAIRVLQDNGVTLMPSQEVYKM comes from the coding sequence ATGAAGGTACAACAAATATCCGTCTTCTTGGAAAACAAGAGCGGTCGTCTGGCCCGGGTAACTGAGGTGCTGGGAGAGAACGGTATTAATATTAGGGCGCTCTCCATAGCAGATACCACTGATTTTGGTATACTGAGACTAATTGTTGATGACCCCGAAAAGGCCGTTCCGGCACTTAAAAAGGGCGGTTTTGTGGTCAGTACCACCGATGTACTGGCTGTGGAAGTGGATGATAAACCGGGTTCTTTAAGTGAAGCAATGCGTTTGCTGGAACAGGCAGCCATAAACATTGAGTATTTATATGCTTTTGTGCAAAAGAATCCCCAAAAGGCACTGGTGGTATTTAGGGTTGAACAGGTGGATCAAGCTATCCGTGTATTGCAGGATAACGGTGTTACCCTAATGCCCAGCCAAGAGGTTTATAAAATGTAA
- a CDS encoding gamma-glutamyl-gamma-aminobutyrate hydrolase family protein, translating to MLKPIIGISCCYDEPLGRLWLNKPYVEAVMAAGGIAVVLPVLNKSSDIDDMLEFCRAVILPGGGDIDPLLFGEEPQAANGEICPYRDGFELELARRAMDRNIPLLGICRGMQVLNVAAGGTVCQDITNQIKNPIKHFQQAPRWYPTHTLTPVEGTRLEKIIGRAPVKVNSYHHQMIGKIGDRFKISAYAPDGVVEAIEDQDNNKFIVGVQYHPETMWKTDAKALALFESLVESARVARK from the coding sequence TTGCTTAAACCGATAATAGGCATCAGCTGCTGCTATGATGAACCCCTTGGCCGCCTATGGCTTAATAAACCGTATGTGGAGGCGGTAATGGCTGCCGGGGGTATTGCGGTGGTGCTGCCGGTGCTAAATAAAAGCAGTGATATAGATGATATGTTAGAATTTTGCAGGGCAGTGATTTTGCCGGGCGGAGGGGATATAGATCCCCTTCTTTTTGGTGAAGAGCCGCAAGCTGCCAATGGAGAAATATGCCCTTACCGGGACGGTTTTGAGCTGGAACTGGCCCGACGGGCAATGGACAGGAATATACCCCTGCTTGGTATTTGCCGCGGAATGCAGGTGCTTAATGTGGCTGCCGGCGGAACTGTTTGCCAAGATATAACTAACCAAATAAAAAACCCCATAAAACACTTTCAACAGGCTCCCCGTTGGTACCCCACCCACACCCTTACACCGGTTGAAGGCACAAGGCTAGAAAAGATAATTGGTAGGGCTCCGGTAAAGGTAAACAGTTATCACCACCAAATGATAGGAAAAATAGGTGACCGGTTTAAAATATCCGCCTATGCCCCCGATGGAGTGGTAGAGGCCATAGAAGATCAAGATAATAATAAATTTATTGTGGGCGTACAGTACCATCCCGAAACAATGTGGAAAACCGATGCTAAAGCACTGGCCTTGTTTGAAAGTCTTGTGGAGTCCGCTAGGGTGGCACGGAAATGA
- the tsaB gene encoding tRNA (adenosine(37)-N6)-threonylcarbamoyltransferase complex dimerization subunit type 1 TsaB, translated as MLGIEAATPVAGVAVIDEKKVLSERFVNNKRTHSVNLLPMVKAAIEEAGINKEELACIAVSAGPGSFTGLRIGMTTAKTLAQVWNIPVAAVPTLDALAYSLAGYKGLICPILNARKNEVYAAVYRGRPGELERLAGPMAVSCGELMEELKKWTDDVLFLGDGIDLYREQLLQELGERVFFAPRAVALPRGAVVAELGLEMYKRQRVASPLEVTPEYIRPSEAEVKWAEKQKAGGKCGCGN; from the coding sequence GTGCTGGGGATTGAAGCGGCTACGCCGGTGGCCGGTGTAGCAGTGATAGATGAAAAAAAGGTGCTGTCTGAAAGGTTTGTCAATAATAAACGAACCCACTCCGTTAATTTACTGCCAATGGTAAAGGCAGCCATTGAGGAGGCCGGTATAAATAAAGAAGAGTTGGCTTGTATTGCGGTGTCTGCCGGGCCGGGTTCATTTACCGGTTTGCGTATCGGCATGACCACCGCAAAAACCCTGGCTCAAGTATGGAATATACCGGTGGCGGCGGTGCCCACCTTAGATGCCCTGGCTTATTCCTTGGCGGGATACAAGGGTTTGATTTGTCCCATTTTAAATGCCAGAAAAAATGAAGTCTATGCGGCGGTCTACAGGGGAAGACCGGGGGAACTGGAGCGGTTGGCCGGCCCCATGGCTGTTTCCTGCGGTGAGCTTATGGAAGAGCTAAAAAAATGGACAGATGATGTTTTGTTTTTAGGTGACGGAATAGATCTATATCGGGAGCAACTGTTGCAGGAACTGGGTGAAAGAGTATTTTTTGCTCCCAGGGCAGTGGCCCTGCCCCGGGGTGCAGTGGTGGCAGAACTTGGTTTGGAAATGTATAAAAGGCAAAGGGTGGCCTCCCCCCTGGAGGTTACGCCGGAGTACATTCGCCCCTCGGAGGCAGAGGTGAAGTGGGCTGAAAAACAAAAAGCCGGTGGTAAATGTGGCTGCGGAAATTAG
- the tsaE gene encoding tRNA (adenosine(37)-N6)-threonylcarbamoyltransferase complex ATPase subunit type 1 TsaE, translated as MLAMNVLTTNSAEETRQVGVLLGRLFEPGDILCMYGDLGAGKTALSQGVALGLNVNEHVTSPTFTLINEYQGRIPLYHMDVYRLGGPDEMDDLGYEEYFYGDGVTLVEWANLVKEALPAERLDLQIIKRGDNERLLRFIPWGKRYNILVEELLKLVRAGD; from the coding sequence ATGTTAGCGATGAATGTATTAACAACAAATTCAGCGGAAGAGACAAGGCAGGTAGGGGTTTTACTGGGAAGATTATTTGAACCGGGGGATATTTTATGCATGTATGGGGATTTGGGAGCAGGGAAAACTGCCTTATCCCAAGGGGTGGCCCTGGGTTTGAATGTTAACGAACATGTAACCAGTCCTACTTTTACCTTGATTAACGAATATCAAGGCAGAATCCCCTTATATCACATGGATGTGTACCGGCTGGGGGGGCCCGATGAGATGGACGACCTGGGCTATGAGGAATATTTCTACGGTGACGGGGTGACCTTGGTGGAATGGGCCAACCTGGTGAAGGAAGCCTTGCCCGCTGAAAGGCTGGATCTGCAGATAATTAAACGGGGGGATAATGAACGCCTGTTAAGGTTTATTCCCTGGGGCAAAAGATATAATATATTAGTTGAGGAGTTGTTAAAACTTGTACGTGCTGGGGATTGA